In one Pseudomonas sp. Bout1 genomic region, the following are encoded:
- a CDS encoding N-acetylglutaminylglutamine amidotransferase has product MCGLAGELRFDHQPADLAAVERITHHLAPRGPDAWGFHAQGPIALGHRRLKIMDLSDGSAQPMVDAQLGLSLAFNGAIYNFPELRTELEALGYAFYSGGDTEVLLKGYHAWGEALLPKLNGMFAFAIWERDAQRLFIARDRLGVKPLYLSRTGQRLRFASALPALLKGGDINPILDPVALNHYLNFHAVVPAPRTLLAGIEKLPPASWMRIDADGNTEQKTWWTLPYGPHADEANLTLEDWTDRVLDSTREAVAIRQRAAVDVGVLLSGGVDSSMLVGLLREVGVQDLSTFSIGFEDAGGERGDEFQYSDLIAKHYGTRHHQLRIAESEIIEQLPAAFRAMSEPMVSHDCIAFYLLSREVAKHCKVVQSGQGADELFAGYHWYPQVDGASDPYAAYRDAFFDRSYDDYAATVAPKWLTANDAAGDFVREHFAQPGADAAVDKALRLDSTVMLVDDPVKRVDNMTMAWGLEARTPFLDYRLVELSARVPGKFKLPDGGKQVLKEAARRVIPSEVIDRKKGYFPVPGLKHLQGDTLNWVRDLLLDPSQDRGLFNPAMLDRLLTDPQGQLTPLRGSKLWQLAALNLWLSEQGI; this is encoded by the coding sequence ATGTGCGGATTAGCTGGCGAGTTACGCTTTGATCACCAACCTGCCGACCTGGCAGCAGTGGAACGAATCACCCATCACCTCGCCCCCCGAGGCCCCGATGCATGGGGCTTCCACGCCCAAGGGCCGATTGCCCTGGGCCATCGCCGCCTGAAAATCATGGACCTGTCGGACGGCTCTGCCCAACCGATGGTCGACGCCCAACTGGGGCTGTCCCTGGCGTTCAATGGCGCGATCTACAACTTCCCTGAATTGCGCACAGAGCTCGAAGCGCTCGGCTATGCGTTCTATTCCGGTGGCGACACCGAAGTGCTGCTCAAGGGCTACCACGCCTGGGGCGAAGCCCTGCTGCCCAAGCTCAATGGCATGTTCGCGTTCGCCATCTGGGAGCGCGATGCCCAGCGCCTGTTTATCGCCCGTGACCGTCTCGGCGTGAAGCCGCTGTACCTGTCGCGCACCGGCCAGCGCCTGCGCTTTGCTTCGGCATTGCCGGCACTGCTCAAGGGCGGCGACATCAACCCGATCCTTGATCCGGTTGCACTCAACCATTACCTGAACTTTCATGCCGTGGTACCGGCGCCGCGCACTCTACTGGCGGGCATTGAAAAGCTGCCGCCCGCCTCCTGGATGCGCATTGATGCCGACGGCAACACCGAACAGAAAACCTGGTGGACCCTGCCCTACGGCCCGCACGCGGATGAAGCCAACCTGACCCTCGAGGACTGGACCGACCGCGTGCTCGACAGCACCCGCGAGGCCGTGGCGATTCGTCAGCGGGCGGCGGTGGATGTGGGCGTGCTGCTCTCGGGCGGCGTCGACTCCAGCATGCTGGTGGGCCTGTTGCGCGAAGTCGGCGTGCAGGACCTGTCGACCTTCTCCATCGGTTTTGAAGACGCCGGTGGCGAGCGCGGTGACGAATTCCAGTATTCGGATTTGATCGCCAAGCATTACGGCACCCGTCACCACCAACTGCGCATTGCCGAAAGCGAGATCATCGAGCAACTGCCAGCAGCATTCCGTGCCATGAGCGAGCCGATGGTCAGCCACGACTGCATCGCCTTTTACCTCTTGTCCCGGGAAGTGGCCAAGCATTGCAAGGTGGTGCAAAGCGGCCAGGGCGCCGATGAGCTGTTCGCCGGTTACCACTGGTACCCGCAGGTGGATGGCGCGAGCGATCCGTATGCGGCCTACCGCGATGCGTTTTTCGACCGCAGTTACGACGACTACGCAGCCACCGTCGCGCCCAAATGGCTGACCGCCAATGACGCCGCCGGCGACTTTGTGCGCGAGCATTTCGCCCAGCCCGGTGCCGATGCCGCGGTGGACAAAGCCCTGCGCCTGGACAGCACCGTGATGCTGGTGGATGACCCGGTCAAACGCGTCGACAACATGACCATGGCCTGGGGCCTGGAAGCGCGTACGCCGTTTCTCGACTACCGCCTGGTGGAACTGTCGGCCCGAGTACCGGGCAAATTCAAGCTGCCGGACGGCGGCAAGCAAGTGCTCAAGGAAGCCGCGCGCCGGGTAATCCCGAGCGAGGTCATCGACCGCAAGAAAGGCTATTTCCCGGTGCCCGGCCTCAAGCATTTGCAGGGCGACACCTTGAACTGGGTACGCGACCTGCTGCTGGACCCAAGCCAGGATCGCGGCCTGTTCAACCCGGCGATGCTCGACCGCCTGCTCACCGACCCCCAAGGCCAATTGACCCCGTTGCGCGGCTCCAAGCTGTGGCAACTGGCGGCGCTGAACCTGTGGCTCAGCGAACAAGGAATCTGA
- the mnmC gene encoding bifunctional tRNA (5-methylaminomethyl-2-thiouridine)(34)-methyltransferase MnmD/FAD-dependent 5-carboxymethylaminomethyl-2-thiouridine(34) oxidoreductase MnmC encodes MNPVSHAQLDWDDQGRPHSRVFDDVYFSDKSGLEETRYVFLEQNRLQERFAALPVGGRLVIGETGFGTGLNFLCAWQLFEQHAVAGARLHFVSVEKYPLSHADLQRALALWPELAAFAEQLLGQYIAIHQGFQRLVLDNGRVTLTLLIGDALEQLPQLDAQIDAWFLDGFAPAKNPDMWTAELFAELARLAAPGSTISTFTSTGWVRRLINAAGFKMKRTPGIGHKWEILRGEFLGWPAETPAPAAVKPWFARPPAVGGERHALVIGGGLAGCATAASLAARGWRVSLLERHAALAQEASGNPQGVLYLKLSAHGTALSQLILSGFSHTRRLLEHLQRGVDWDGCGVLQLAFNAKEAERQAQLASAFAPDLLHLLDQQKAQARAGVTLAHGGLFFPEGGWVHPPALCQWQARHPLIEVLHHHDALELKQVDGQWQALHGDTVLAQATVVVLAGAAEIKRFSFSADLPLKRIRGQITRLPQTAHSQALATVVCAEGYVAPPRLGEHTLGASFDFKSDDLTPTVAEHVGNLEMLREISIDLLHRLGADSLAPEQLEGRAAFRCTSPDYLPIVGPLAEREAFDHLYAALSKDARHIPDAPCPWLNGLYINSGHGSRGLVTAPLCAELLAAWLDDEPLPLPRSVSEACHPNRFALRTLIRGNASKT; translated from the coding sequence ATGAACCCCGTATCCCACGCCCAGCTCGACTGGGATGACCAAGGTCGCCCGCACTCGCGGGTCTTCGATGATGTGTACTTCTCCGACAAGTCGGGCCTTGAAGAAACCCGCTACGTATTCCTCGAACAGAACCGTTTGCAGGAACGCTTTGCTGCACTGCCGGTGGGCGGGCGCTTAGTGATCGGCGAGACCGGCTTCGGCACCGGCTTGAATTTCCTGTGCGCCTGGCAGTTGTTCGAACAACACGCGGTGGCGGGTGCGCGCCTGCATTTTGTGAGTGTGGAAAAGTACCCACTGAGCCACGCCGACCTGCAACGCGCCCTCGCCCTCTGGCCGGAACTGGCAGCGTTTGCCGAGCAACTGCTGGGGCAGTACATCGCGATCCATCAGGGTTTCCAGCGGCTGGTGCTGGATAACGGCCGCGTCACCCTCACGCTGTTGATCGGCGATGCACTGGAGCAACTGCCACAGCTGGACGCGCAAATCGACGCCTGGTTCCTCGACGGTTTCGCCCCGGCAAAAAACCCCGATATGTGGACCGCCGAGCTGTTTGCCGAACTGGCACGGCTGGCAGCACCGGGCTCCACCATCAGCACCTTCACCAGCACCGGCTGGGTGCGCAGGTTGATCAACGCCGCCGGGTTCAAGATGAAGCGCACCCCGGGCATCGGTCACAAGTGGGAAATCCTGCGGGGTGAATTTCTCGGTTGGCCAGCTGAAACGCCTGCGCCTGCTGCGGTAAAACCCTGGTTCGCGCGCCCGCCTGCCGTGGGCGGTGAACGCCACGCGCTGGTAATCGGCGGCGGCCTTGCCGGGTGTGCCACGGCCGCCAGCCTCGCGGCGCGCGGCTGGCGGGTCAGCTTGCTGGAGCGCCACGCAGCACTCGCACAAGAAGCCTCCGGCAACCCGCAAGGGGTGTTGTACCTCAAGCTTTCAGCCCATGGCACGGCACTGTCGCAGTTGATTCTCAGCGGTTTCAGCCACACCCGGCGCCTGTTGGAGCACCTGCAACGGGGCGTGGACTGGGATGGCTGCGGCGTGTTGCAACTGGCCTTCAATGCCAAGGAGGCCGAGCGCCAGGCGCAGTTGGCCAGTGCTTTTGCTCCGGATCTGCTGCACCTGTTGGATCAACAAAAGGCCCAGGCGCGAGCCGGAGTAACCCTGGCGCATGGGGGCTTGTTCTTCCCCGAAGGCGGCTGGGTACACCCGCCCGCGCTGTGCCAATGGCAAGCCAGGCATCCGCTGATCGAGGTGCTCCACCACCACGACGCCCTTGAGCTCAAGCAGGTCGACGGTCAGTGGCAGGCGCTGCATGGCGATACGGTTCTAGCTCAGGCCACGGTGGTAGTGCTGGCCGGTGCGGCCGAGATCAAGCGGTTTTCCTTCAGCGCAGACTTGCCCCTCAAGCGCATCCGCGGGCAAATCACCCGGCTACCGCAAACGGCACACAGCCAGGCGTTGGCCACGGTGGTGTGCGCCGAGGGGTATGTGGCCCCGCCACGCCTGGGCGAGCATACCCTCGGCGCCAGCTTTGATTTCAAGAGCGACGACCTTACGCCCACGGTGGCCGAACACGTGGGTAACCTTGAGATGCTGCGGGAAATCTCCATCGACCTGCTGCACCGCCTGGGCGCCGATAGCCTGGCGCCCGAGCAGCTCGAAGGCCGCGCCGCGTTCCGCTGCACCAGCCCCGACTACTTGCCGATCGTCGGGCCGCTGGCGGAACGCGAGGCGTTTGATCACCTGTACGCGGCCCTCAGCAAAGACGCCCGGCACATCCCTGATGCTCCGTGCCCGTGGCTAAACGGCCTGTATATCAACAGTGGCCATGGCTCACGCGGGCTGGTCACCGCGCCCCTCTGCGCCGAACTACTGGCCGCCTGGCTGGACGATGAACCGCTGCCGCTGCCGCGCAGTGTCAGCGAAGCCTGCCACCCGAATCGGTTCGCGTTGCGCACCCTGATTCGCGGTAACGCAAGCAAAACCTGA
- the pap gene encoding polyphosphate:AMP phosphotransferase, whose protein sequence is MFESAEIGHAIDKETYDAEVPALREALLEVQYELQQQKRFPVIVLINGIEGAGKGETVKLLNEWMDPRLIEVRTFDQQTDEELARPPAWRYWRQLPAKGRMGVFFGNWYSQMLQSRVHGEIKDARLDQAIAGAERLEKMLCDEGALIFKFWFHLSKKQMKSRLKALQDDPLHSWRISPLDWQQSKTYDKFVHFGERILRRTSRDYAPWYVIEGVDAHYRGLTVGKILLEGLQNALKVPKGKISGMNPAPLPSAVDQMSLLNSLDMSLSLEKADYEEQLITEQARFSGLMRDKRMRKHALVTVFEGNDAAGKGGAIRRVAAALDPRQYHIVPIAAPSEDERAQPYLWRFWQKIPARGMFTVFDRSWYGRVLVERIEGFCTPTDWMRAYGEINDFEEQLRDAGVIVVKFWLAIDKQTQLERFQAREEIPFKRFKITEDDWRNRDKWDDYRAAVGDMVDRTSTEIAPWTLVEANDKRWARVKVLRTINRALEEAFDKSDKHDKKK, encoded by the coding sequence ATGTTCGAATCTGCCGAAATCGGTCACGCCATCGACAAAGAAACCTACGACGCCGAAGTGCCGGCCTTGCGTGAAGCCTTGCTGGAGGTGCAGTACGAGCTGCAACAGCAAAAGCGCTTCCCGGTGATCGTCCTGATCAATGGCATCGAAGGCGCCGGCAAGGGCGAAACCGTCAAGCTGCTCAATGAATGGATGGACCCGCGCCTGATCGAGGTACGCACCTTTGACCAGCAGACCGACGAAGAACTGGCCCGCCCACCGGCCTGGCGCTATTGGCGCCAGCTTCCGGCGAAAGGCCGCATGGGTGTCTTCTTTGGCAACTGGTACAGCCAGATGCTGCAGAGTCGCGTCCATGGCGAGATCAAGGATGCACGGCTCGACCAGGCCATCGCCGGTGCCGAGCGCCTGGAAAAGATGCTCTGCGACGAAGGCGCGCTGATCTTCAAGTTCTGGTTTCACCTCTCCAAAAAGCAAATGAAGTCCCGGCTCAAGGCCTTGCAGGACGACCCGCTGCACAGCTGGCGCATCAGCCCGCTGGATTGGCAGCAATCCAAGACCTACGACAAGTTTGTGCATTTTGGTGAGCGGATCCTGCGCCGCACCAGCCGTGACTATGCGCCGTGGTATGTGATCGAAGGTGTCGATGCGCACTACCGTGGGCTGACCGTGGGCAAGATCCTGCTTGAAGGCCTGCAAAACGCCTTGAAAGTGCCCAAGGGTAAAATCAGCGGCATGAACCCGGCGCCGCTGCCGTCGGCGGTTGACCAGATGAGCCTGCTGAACAGCCTGGACATGAGCCTGAGCCTGGAGAAGGCCGATTACGAAGAACAGTTGATCACTGAGCAGGCACGGTTCTCCGGGCTGATGCGCGACAAGCGCATGCGCAAACACGCCTTGGTGACGGTATTTGAAGGTAACGACGCCGCCGGCAAGGGCGGGGCAATCCGCCGTGTGGCTGCGGCCCTCGATCCCCGCCAATACCACATCGTCCCGATTGCCGCGCCCAGCGAAGATGAGCGCGCCCAGCCTTACCTGTGGCGTTTCTGGCAGAAAATCCCGGCGCGCGGCATGTTCACCGTATTCGACCGCTCCTGGTACGGCCGGGTGCTGGTGGAGCGTATCGAGGGCTTCTGCACGCCTACCGACTGGATGCGCGCTTACGGCGAGATCAACGACTTTGAAGAGCAACTGCGCGACGCCGGGGTGATCGTGGTCAAGTTCTGGCTGGCGATCGACAAGCAGACGCAACTGGAGCGGTTCCAGGCCCGCGAGGAAATCCCGTTCAAGCGTTTCAAGATCACCGAAGACGACTGGCGCAACCGCGACAAGTGGGATGACTACCGCGCAGCCGTGGGCGACATGGTGGACCGCACCAGCACCGAGATCGCGCCGTGGACGCTGGTGGAGGCCAACGACAAGCGCTGGGCACGGGTCAAGGTGTTGCGCACTATCAACCGGGCGCTGGAGGAGGCGTTCGACAAGTCGGACAAGCATGACAAAAAGAAGTAA